One Marmota flaviventris isolate mMarFla1 chromosome 17, mMarFla1.hap1, whole genome shotgun sequence genomic window, gaaaaggagggagttCCAGATGGGACGGTAAGTGCTGGTGAAATCTACCCAGCAGAGCCCAACCCTCTCCCTACACACTCAGCACTCTGTAGACAGCTCTGGAAGAGCCCCCAAGGACCTGAGATAAATGTCTAAGGGAAGGGAAAGTCAGGGAGGGGAGGCTCAagtctctaaagagctttgcttCTGGGTCAAAGCATGTCCTATCTGCTCGGCCCCACCACCCTCACAGCTGAGCAGATGTTGGGGACCCCTCACTACAAAGGTCTAAGCAGAAGGAGCAGCTGGTTGTGTGGAAGGTTATCAGGGCAGGGCAATAGGCATTGGGGGGTGCAGCAAAAATGTCTGGAGCCAGGCAGTGATGTCACCCATCAGTCACTCTACCTCTCAGCTCAATGttgtccctccctcctcctcatcctctgacTCTCAGCCCACATTCTGGATGCCCACTCTGTGCTGGGTGCTAAGGATCAACTCATAAGCAGGTCAGTCAGGCAGAGAAATTGCCCCCAAGGCTTCCTGGAGATGAGGATCTGCTAGGAGAAGTGGAGGAAGAGGAGTCACAGATTTCCTGGacctcctcctctctttccccatTTAGGGGAAGTAGTATTTGTATTGGGCAAAAATGAAAGATCTACCCAGCAGAGTTTCCCTCTTTTCAGGACAGATGACAGATAACATTCTCTAGAAGAGGTCTCACCTTGTCCCTTTTCTGAATCACACCTCTATTAGCTAAGCAAGGATACTTCTCCTTAACCTAGCAACTCTCTCTTACCTTCTGAAGTCCCTTCTACTTCCCATCCCTTGCATGGATTCATAGTGTTGGACTATTCTCCATCTCTCAGATCTCAGCTCTCTCTGAGATGTCACACTCCCCCAGGCCTACACACTCACCCAGTGTCACCTCATGCCCCTTCTCCAGCCTAAACTACCTCACACTCCTCCACCCAGTCTACTAGTCTTTTTCAGGGGTGATCTCCAAGGCTGTGCTCCCAACATTCTCACTCACAACTGTCTTCCTCCCCCTCTACACCTGGTACTTCTCAGGAAGTACCACTTGACaccacagagacacagacaaggTCCCTGCTCCCCTTAAATCTTGGGTTCCTTAGAGGGGGGGCAAATGGTATGAAGGAAGCAAGACCCGAAGCCCCATGAGAGCAAGGGCTGCCTGTTCTGTTGGTTGCTGTGTGCCTGGCGCCTAGAACAGTGCCTTCACCTAACAGGAGCTTGGTTAATAATCACTGaatgaagtaaataaatatgtaagatGATTTCAGACAGCAGGGGGtgccatcaaaaataaaaataaataggactggaggaatagctcagtggtagagcacttatctagcatgtgtgagacactaggtttgatccccagcaataCTGCAaagaagagagagcaagagagagaagtggagagagagtaAGCCAGGAATGCGTGGTAGCCCATACCTGAAATTCCAGTTACTCAAAAGGAAGAttatgccaggtgcagtggtacatgcctgtaatcccagcaaatttgAGGCAAGTTTGACAACAGCCTgggcaataaaaaattaaaattaaaaattaaaagggctgggatatgccTTGGTGGAGAGTGTCCCTACATTGAATTGTCCAcgctaccaaaataaataaataagtgagagagagaataaaatcataagtttgattgaggccaacctggaaaattagatcatatatatgtatacatatatatacacgtatgtgtgtatatatgtatatatatgcatacacacacacacatatacacacacgcacacacacacacacacagagaggacATGCACGctgtggatgtaactcagtggcagagtgccctggatattcaattcctagtacctcaaaaataagtaaataaataaataaaactattataaagaGGTAGGGCAAGAAGTTAaggatttttgttatttctttttggtttgggggttgtgtgtgtatacgtgcatgtgcgctggggattgaactcagagacttGTGAATGCTAAGCACATGCCCTCCtagtgagctacacccccagccccagttcaATGAATTTTTACAAAGTGGACATACCCACATACCCAGcaccaaaattaaaaaccagTTCATtcatgcacctgtagtcccaactcctcaggaagcagaggcaggaggatcttgaggcTGAGACGAGGAGTTCCATGTCAACCCTAGTAaaatagcaagaccctatctcaaaaaacaaacaagcaaacaaaacacagATTGTTATTACCAGAATCCCACACATGCCTCTCACCAGGTACTACCCCCACCAACAAGGGTAATGATTATTCAGTCTTCTAACACCATAAACTAGTTTGGTCTGCTCAgtactttatttaaaatgaaatcatacacTATGTGCTCTTTTGTGTCCGGCTTCTTTAGCATAATATCATATTGTGAGAGCCATCCGAGTTATTTTGTGTAGctgtaggtttttattttttatgcatgcCATTATGTGAATACACTTTAATTTAAACTTTtactgttgatggacatttagttCTCAGTTTGGGTTTATTGCAAATAAGGTCAATAACAACCTTCCTATAGGCATCGTAGGTGAGCATATGTGTTTATTTCCACTGTTACTCTTAGATAGGAGCAACACtgctggatcttttttttttaatatttattgttttagttttcggtggacacaacatctttgtttgtatgtggtgctgaggatcgaacccgggccgcacgcatgcgaggcgagcgcgctaccgcttgagccacatccccagccccaatgctgGATCTTAAGATTTACAAATATTCAGTGCTAATACTGGCAAATAGTTTTCTGGGAGTTTTTGAATAAATTTCATTTCTATCAGCACAGAGTGAGTTGTTCCACTCCCCACTGGATTGAAGTAGATCCTCTAGCTATTGTGTGAAGAATGAATAGTAGTAGGTCAGCCATAAATGCAGAAGATGGGAGTAATGACATAGAGGGGAAATCAGTACCTTGAAATAGGCCAGTGGCCATGTGATAGAGAGAAGTGAGCAGATTCAAGCTATAAACTGTGTTGCCTCCTGAATTAATGATGACTCTTCTCTTTTCATGAAGACAATAAGacagcagggaggaagaagggaagctTAGACCACAAAGGTAGACAAATACTTTGACCAAAAGTAAAACTCTCCGATGGTTCATTTGAAACTGGTAAatctgggttggggatgtaactcagtggtagagcatttacctagcatggcAATAACCTGATAACCTGGATTAGATTTCCAGCAATgcagcgcgcgcgcgcgcgcgcgcacacacacacacacacacacacacacacacactagtaaATCCAGAGGTAATTTTAGGTATCTTTGCATCCTAGAACCTCCCAGTAATTGACCTCACCAGCAAAGGGAACTAGCACTGACCCTGAATCTGCCTGGACACAGGAGCAGGAGAGCAAGAGTGCTAATggaagttgggcacagtggtacatgcctgtaatcccagggactccggagactgaggcaggaggattgcaagttcaaagctagcctcacaaaagcaaggtgctaagcaactctgtgagaccctgattctcaataaaatacaaaatagggcaggggtgtgatcagtggttgagtgcccccaagttcaatccctggtaccccaccccacccccccaaaaaaaaagtgctagTGGAAATTTTGTTCAACTCATCAGGTTTTCTCTGTGGTTACTGGGGATGATATAAGAGAACTAAAACTCTCAGCCCCTTTcctggaaaagaacaaaacacttTTATGGTATATACCAACAGGGAAGGAAGGATCAAAACACCTATAGAATTCCAGGGATGGGAGATGAACAAAAAAAGGTGCTATGAAGACAATGACAAGGCTGGAGGCAGAGTGAGGAGCCTCAAAGGACTTGCTAGGATTTAGAAGCTCCCCTCCCACTGGGCTTGCTGGTGctagcctataatcccagaggctcaggaggctgaggcaggaggatcacaagttgaaagccagcctcaacaacatagggaggccttaagcaaatcagtgagagcctatctctaaataaaaatataaaaccaggctgcgatgtggctcagtatttaaatgctcttgggttcaattcccagtaccaaaacaaaaaacaaaaaataaaataacaccccCCACCGTCcccagattgaacccaggaacactttcccactgagctacaaccccagcactttatttttattttgagatagggtctccttcTGCTGCTGAGTTTCTGGATACAGAAACCAGAGTggctgggtttacaggtatgtACCAACGTACCCTGGCAAGACCAAGATTAATCTGGTGGTAGCATGTAGGAAGAAGTGTGGGGTGGCATGGGGCAAGAGCTACGGGAACTTAGTAGCGAGGCTAAGAATATCTTCCACATGGAATTTGATTAGAAATTGAAtggggaaagaaggagaaaggactGACAGATTCAGGAGCCACTGAAGGAAGAGTCAAAAGGACTTGAGATCTGACTGGGTGCCGAAGGATTAAAGTTTTTCCAGCCTAGGTGACGTGGTGGGTGATTATTTCccaaaatcaaagggagatgaaTTTGGGAAATAGTATGAGTTCACTCTGAGACAGGCTGAATCTGAGCTAAAACCAAGACATTTGAGTGAACACATCCTTCAGGCAGTTGGGTTTAGATCTCCAGGCATGTGGAGGTGACTATTAGCAGAGGGAATTACCTGGGAGAGGATGGACTTTGTGAGAAAAGTCAccagaagaaaaaagttcaggGGCTGGATCTTAGGAAATCCCACAACCCACATCACAGCATTTGTGAACCCACTCTACCATATCCTAGCTCACCAGACCTTCCAACACCACTACCTCTTCCCACTGCTGAAGATATTTATAGCTAAGGAGCATTTCCTCTAAAGCAGTCTTGATACCAGGCCCACCAGTTACCATTCAATCCTAAGAACAACTATGTGAAGTAGGTTTCATAAACCCTTTTTACTAAGacaaaactgagacccagagaaacAAATCAGTTCATTGAGCATGAAGTAGTGTGGCCCAGGGCCTCCATATTCCTATTCAGAAAGGCACGTACCACGTGCCAAGAATTATGAGGAATATTTAATAGTGAACCCAACTCTCAAGGAAGCTGCCATATGGACAGAGATAAGGTAGGCAcataaataatgataaagtaaGGTAGAGCCCAACCATGCTCCAGGACAGGTAGAGGTAAGGTCTTCCTACAGTCCAAAGGCCTGAGGACACCATAGGCAGCTTCCAGAGGAGGTGAATATCTTGAAGACCTAGGTTGGGGTGGAGGGTTCACACTATCACACTGACTCTGGTCCCACAGGTGCTGTGGCCGGGAATCGTAGCAGCTCTGGCAGCGGTTGCACATCCAGACTGGGTGAGATTCAAATTAAGAAGAGCTTTGCCAggacgtggtggtgcacacctgtaatcccagtgactctggaggttgaggcaaggaggatctcaaattcatcCATTTAGCAGGATCCTgtctcattaaaaagaaataaaaagggctagggaagtAGTTCAGACGTAGAGcacttctaggttcaatccccagggcgcCCCCACCTGCCCAAAAAGGAGAAAGCGATTGAGGATTTGATCTCTGAACCAGTCTCTCCCAGAGCCACAGCCCCCTCTACAGAGTTCCTAGCCTCCATGAATCTCTGTTGGCCCTTAGTTTTGCCTAACTCCAAGCCCCAGGTTTAtaggaaaatgtattttcaagCACTCTGTTACAggactgcatccccagccccaggaatgtATTTCAACCTGGCTCCAGAGGAGCTTGGCAATATAAGGGACAGAGCTAGGCGCCGTCAGGCCACAAATGGGGACAGGGTGGCCCTATTCAGCCCACCTTCCACACCTGGTCCAGATTCCACATTCCTTCTTGTGCTCGATCTTCGGAATGCTTGGTGCCATCTACTGCCTCTCCGTGTCAGGAGTCGGCCTCAGAATTGGACCCAAATGCTTCATAAACGGCGAGTGGGACTACCACTTCCAAGAACCCGAGTAAGGCTTAGCATCTATTAGTGACCCCCAGTCTCTGCATCCCATGACTCCCATGCTCTTCCTACGTGGGTGCCACTGAGCTTCAGGAGAATTCCCTCCATGTGGGTCTAACTAACCCTTTGAAAATCCCACCCTGCCAGTGGAGGGGACTGCGGGTGGGGGTAGGGTGCCCTGTGACCTCCTTCACTCACTGGACCCTACCTGTCCACAGAGGCGCTTACTTGAAGTACAATGCTTACTGGAATTTGTGCGAGGAGCCACTCACAGTGGTGCCCTGGAATGTGACGCTGCTCTCGTTGCTGGTGGTTGCCTCCTGCCTGGAGATCGTACTGTGTGGCGTGTACCTGGTGAACgctattattttatcatttgattGAAAGTACATGAAAgcgaatacaaaaagaaaaagaaaaatggagggagTGATGCTTTTATTCAGTTCCAGAGAGGCACATCTGGGGAATGGGGTGGGGGACATCAGGTCATCATGAGGATCTgggttttataaatttttagcTGAGCTAGGTCATGGGAGGTATCACATCAGGCAAGGCAGGCagcaaccaaaggaggcagatttaaaagagCCGCTgaaggaggctttattgagatatcactccccggcggaactcgatcagacccacagagtggacaggggaagggtctgaggagaaaccgtgTGGAAGCTtgaccggactggacttttatggggcttacagcaggaagggaagggcttgggacaggaaaaggtgtttttagggtcccttgcccccctGGAGGTGGTCAGGGGAGTtagctgaactccaggattggccagggggtcctgctgatgaACAGGctttagtcaggagatctggctgattgacaggtgtttccgttggcatctgattgatgttcttttcccgattgggctgctttgttctaagtcgccACCACCAACCTAACAGGAGGAGTTACTTTTGGCAGGCCCCTTCGGTGGCCAGGTAATGGGAGGAGTTTAGAGTGGGGCTGGAGGACAGGTAGGTAACCATATTCTTCATTGTCCACTTCACGTTTTGAATGTAGCCTTCCTTGCTCTGAAGCCTCactgtctttctcttttctgaaggGCTCTCTGCTCACTGAGCCTCCACTGACTGCCAAGTTATACCTGCTTTCTCCTGGACCCCTTCCCTGGCCCGCCCACTCCCTGGCTCACTGGAATAAAagagatgtttttcttttcctctacctctccccctccctaacctggGGGAATGGGGGTGAGGGGAAGTACTTGTCTGCCGGAGGTTCTAGgaagtgaatatctcccaaattaacaagtaaatcCTAACACACTATCTGGACTCCTgggacaccccccaccccaatcaAGGCACACTTGGAATGTAGCCCTTTGAAGAGCCTCTTAAAAGCCCTCTGTTTTCCCTGATGGGCAGTTcatagcctctgggacaggactcccctgtgtttctccttcactagcaaagcaataaaattacttttacttttttctcaaaactgttaaattggcactggggacaaggaccaagtttTTGGTTATATTATTGGTGTCATTTGTGAGAACTGGAGGAAAAAGGAGGTGGGACAGCATGAGGTGGAGTTGTGGAGAGGGACCTGCTTGCTCCTGGCTAGGTCCTCACTGTAAGACTAGAAAACActgcaccacacgacacagattaccaaagaggtCTCACTTTATTACAAatggctgtgtgtttatataggtctaagagaggtagcaggggctgaggtagataacaggtcgcccgtttattggcaagctcttccatatgtcagttccggggcccaagaagttaattctaattggggctaaggcttcctaccagcaggatttgaacattggcgccggcgggaaagaagagaaggagggtcgagggtcgttagacgccatgctggggtttttcttTGGGGTGCGGCTGCCGTTATGTTTTCCCAACACTcactccctttctcttttctgaaggGCTGTCTGCTCACTGAGCCTCCACTGACTGCCAGGTTATACCTGCTTTCTCCTGGACCCCTTCCCTGGCCCGCCCACTCCCTGGCTCACTGGAATaaactggttttgtttgtttgttttttgagagagggagagaatttttatttattttttttttagtttttggccgacacaacatctttgtttgtatgtggtgctgagaattgaacccgggtcgcacgcatgccaggcgagcccactaccacttgagccacatccccagcccctggaataaACTGTTTTGAGTCCCCCTTCAACCCTCCCAGCTCAGATTACTCCCTAAATCAGCAAG contains:
- the LOC114081035 gene encoding transmembrane 4 L6 family member 5-like, with product MDLKKCTRYVGLSLISLSLVCIVANSLLLVPDGKTWSSDQLSLHVLLLPGFIGGGLMVLWPGIVAALAAVAHPDWIPHSFLCSIFGMLGAIYCLSVSGVGLRIGPKCFINGEWDYHFQEPEGAYLKYNAYWNLCEEPLTVVPWNVTLLSLLVVASCLEIVLCGVYLGSLLTEPPLTAKLYLLSPGPLPWPAHSLAHWNKRDVFLFLYLSPSLTWGNGGEGKYLSAGGSRK